A region from the Lolium perenne isolate Kyuss_39 chromosome 4, Kyuss_2.0, whole genome shotgun sequence genome encodes:
- the LOC127296037 gene encoding uncharacterized protein, protein MEMKLSPGAAGEVHGGGAGCKKRPPSRLQKKAPASLQVEPVAGAAAQASPAAWADGRTPIPLLSPLVTSPAPLWEGGSAQAEARSGGEAGFSLSPARHGGDRHADEKAKTPAPAHSGGWLHPAMPTPPPAPAPVAGGWRHPAMPAPVAEPASLAPLFKSQCTVEMRNAQH, encoded by the coding sequence ATGGAGATGAAGCTCTCGCCCGGCGCCGCAGGCGAGGTgcacggcggcggcgccggctGCAAGAAGCGCCCgccgagccggctccagaagaagGCGCCCGCGTCGCTGCAGGTCGAGCCGGTCGCCGGCGCCGCAGCCCAGGCGTCCCCCGCCGCGTGGGCCGACGGCAGGACGCCCATCCCGCTCCTGTCGCCGCTCGTCACCTCGCCGGCGCCGCTCTGGGAGGGCGGGTCGGCCCAGGCCGAGGCCAGGAGCGGCGGGGAAGCTGGCTTCAGCCTGAGCCCGGCCCGGCACGGCGGTGACCGCCACGCGGACGAGAAGGCCAAGACGCCCGCGCCCGCGCACAGCGGTGGGTGGCTGCACCCGGCTATGccgacgccgccgccggcgcccgcACCCGTGGCCGGCGGGTGGCGGCACCCTGCCATGCCGGCGCCGGTCGCGGAGCCGGCCTCCCTGGCGCCGCTCTTCAAGTCCCAGTGCACGGTGGAGATGCGCAACGCCCAGCACTGA
- the LOC127296036 gene encoding uncharacterized protein At1g76660 isoform X2, whose translation MAQLPSMATPDSTPSKSRIRWAGCFSGLSCFGSQKGGKRIVPAARVPDGNASTNRGNGRQSGGNSNQHAAMNPSLLAPPSSPASFSHSALASTAQSPNCFLSISANSPGPTSNMFAVGPYANEPQLVSPPTAFSTYTTEPSTAPLTPPPELAHATTPSSPDVPYARFLSSSMGLKAAGKEQNMHYLSTTYSGGSGFQGSYPLYPGSPSSSLISPASVTPRTGLSSPIPEQDVPTAHWKTSRSACDTPYSIASPIPEQEVPTAQWKTSRSACDTPYSRTSPSNMFGLDSAASRNYLLDSNFFRPAASAQFYLDQAQQSFPYNGGRLSVSRDKQDCDEVEAYRASFGFSADEIATTQHYVEIPDAVDDGFSISPFGNSATATEVCLPNQVQSMDKMDKSVFNVKQITSPKKSADQLSSGTTHKVMHLDMFKGPKGGHLSDDDASLKDCHPFSKARDEISLKPIEVRKKSPPGEACSDAEVEYRRARSLREANSVLSWRSTLSRQLQ comes from the exons ATGGCGCAGCTGCCATCAATGGCGACGCCAGATTCCACTCCCAGCAAGAGCAGGATAAG ATGGGCAGGCTGTTTTTCTGGCTTGTCATGCTTCGGATCGCAGAAGGGTGGAAAGCGGATTGTTCCTGCAGCACGTGTGCCTGATGGGAATGCATCTACCAACCGTGGAAATGGTCGCCAGTCTGGTGGCAATTCCAACCAGCATGCGGCTATGAATCCATCCCTTCTTGCCCCACCATCATCGCCAGCATCCTTCTCACACTCTGCACTTGCTTCGACTGCTCAGTCGCCTAATTGCTTCCTGTCAATATCCGCAAACTCTCCTGGTCCAACATCTAATATGTTCGCTGTTGGACCATATGCCAATGAACCTCAACTTGTCTCACCACCAACAGCCTTTTCAACTTACACAACTGAGCCCTCCACAGCACCACTGACCCCTCCCCCTGAATTAGCTCATGCAACCACTCCATCATCTCCAGATGTTCCATATGCTAGGTTTCTGTCATCTTCTATGGGTCTTAAAGCTGCTGGCAAGGAGCAaaacatgcattacttatcaacgACATACTCTGGTGGTTCAGGATTTCAGGGATCTTATCCACTTTACCCAGGGAGCCCTTCTAGCAGTCTCATATCACCTGCCTCGGTAACTCCAAGAACCGGTCTTTCCTCACCTATCCCTGAGCAAGATGTTCCCACTGCACATTGGAAGACATCTAGGTCCGCCTGTGACACACCGTATTCAATTGCATCTCCCATTCCTGAGCAAGAGGTGCCTACGGCACAGTGGAAGACTTCTAGATCTGCTTGTGACACACCGTATTCCAGGACATCGCCATCCAACATGTTTGGGCTTGATTCAGCTGCCTCCAGAAACTATCTGCTAGATAGTAATTTTTTCCGTCCAGCTGCATCTGCTCAGTTCTACCTGGATCAGGCTCAGCAGTCATTTCCTTACAATGGTGGGAGGCTTAGTGTTTCAAGGGACAAACAAGATTGTGATGAGGTTGAAGCTTACCGAGCATCCTTTGGATTCAGTGCAGACGAGATCGCAACAACTCAACATTATGTAGAAATACCAGATGCTGTTGATGATGGATTCAGCATATCTCCATTCGGGAACAGTGCCACTGCTACTGAGGTGTGCCTGCCTAATCAGGTTCAGAGCATGGATAAGATGGACAAGTCAGTGTTCAACGTAAAGCAGATCACAAGTCCAAAGAAGTCAGCAGACCAGCTCTCCAGCGGCACAACACATAAAGTAATGCACCTGGATATGTTCAAAG GAccaaaagggggccatctgtccgACGACGACGCGAGCCTGAAAGATTGCCATCCTTTCAGCAAGGCGAGGGATGAAATATCTCTAAAACCCATAGAGGTGAGGAAGAAATCTCCGCCTGGCGAGGCATGCTCAGATGCAGAAGTCGAGTACAGAAGGGCGAGGAGTTTGAGAGAGGCCAACAGTGTTCTGTCATGGCGCAGTACACTGTCGAGACAGCTACAGTAA
- the LOC127296036 gene encoding uncharacterized protein At1g76660 isoform X1 has translation MAIPGSSTGGGRPGNGAAAINGDARFHSQQEQDKGRWAGCFSGLSCFGSQKGGKRIVPAARVPDGNASTNRGNGRQSGGNSNQHAAMNPSLLAPPSSPASFSHSALASTAQSPNCFLSISANSPGPTSNMFAVGPYANEPQLVSPPTAFSTYTTEPSTAPLTPPPELAHATTPSSPDVPYARFLSSSMGLKAAGKEQNMHYLSTTYSGGSGFQGSYPLYPGSPSSSLISPASVTPRTGLSSPIPEQDVPTAHWKTSRSACDTPYSIASPIPEQEVPTAQWKTSRSACDTPYSRTSPSNMFGLDSAASRNYLLDSNFFRPAASAQFYLDQAQQSFPYNGGRLSVSRDKQDCDEVEAYRASFGFSADEIATTQHYVEIPDAVDDGFSISPFGNSATATEVCLPNQVQSMDKMDKSVFNVKQITSPKKSADQLSSGTTHKVMHLDMFKGPKGGHLSDDDASLKDCHPFSKARDEISLKPIEVRKKSPPGEACSDAEVEYRRARSLREANSVLSWRSTLSRQLQ, from the exons ATGGCTATACCAGGGAGCAGTACTGGCGGCGGCAGGCCGGGTAATGGCGCAGCTGCCATCAATGGCGACGCCAGATTCCACTCCCAGCAAGAGCAGGATAAG GGCAGATGGGCAGGCTGTTTTTCTGGCTTGTCATGCTTCGGATCGCAGAAGGGTGGAAAGCGGATTGTTCCTGCAGCACGTGTGCCTGATGGGAATGCATCTACCAACCGTGGAAATGGTCGCCAGTCTGGTGGCAATTCCAACCAGCATGCGGCTATGAATCCATCCCTTCTTGCCCCACCATCATCGCCAGCATCCTTCTCACACTCTGCACTTGCTTCGACTGCTCAGTCGCCTAATTGCTTCCTGTCAATATCCGCAAACTCTCCTGGTCCAACATCTAATATGTTCGCTGTTGGACCATATGCCAATGAACCTCAACTTGTCTCACCACCAACAGCCTTTTCAACTTACACAACTGAGCCCTCCACAGCACCACTGACCCCTCCCCCTGAATTAGCTCATGCAACCACTCCATCATCTCCAGATGTTCCATATGCTAGGTTTCTGTCATCTTCTATGGGTCTTAAAGCTGCTGGCAAGGAGCAaaacatgcattacttatcaacgACATACTCTGGTGGTTCAGGATTTCAGGGATCTTATCCACTTTACCCAGGGAGCCCTTCTAGCAGTCTCATATCACCTGCCTCGGTAACTCCAAGAACCGGTCTTTCCTCACCTATCCCTGAGCAAGATGTTCCCACTGCACATTGGAAGACATCTAGGTCCGCCTGTGACACACCGTATTCAATTGCATCTCCCATTCCTGAGCAAGAGGTGCCTACGGCACAGTGGAAGACTTCTAGATCTGCTTGTGACACACCGTATTCCAGGACATCGCCATCCAACATGTTTGGGCTTGATTCAGCTGCCTCCAGAAACTATCTGCTAGATAGTAATTTTTTCCGTCCAGCTGCATCTGCTCAGTTCTACCTGGATCAGGCTCAGCAGTCATTTCCTTACAATGGTGGGAGGCTTAGTGTTTCAAGGGACAAACAAGATTGTGATGAGGTTGAAGCTTACCGAGCATCCTTTGGATTCAGTGCAGACGAGATCGCAACAACTCAACATTATGTAGAAATACCAGATGCTGTTGATGATGGATTCAGCATATCTCCATTCGGGAACAGTGCCACTGCTACTGAGGTGTGCCTGCCTAATCAGGTTCAGAGCATGGATAAGATGGACAAGTCAGTGTTCAACGTAAAGCAGATCACAAGTCCAAAGAAGTCAGCAGACCAGCTCTCCAGCGGCACAACACATAAAGTAATGCACCTGGATATGTTCAAAG GAccaaaagggggccatctgtccgACGACGACGCGAGCCTGAAAGATTGCCATCCTTTCAGCAAGGCGAGGGATGAAATATCTCTAAAACCCATAGAGGTGAGGAAGAAATCTCCGCCTGGCGAGGCATGCTCAGATGCAGAAGTCGAGTACAGAAGGGCGAGGAGTTTGAGAGAGGCCAACAGTGTTCTGTCATGGCGCAGTACACTGTCGAGACAGCTACAGTAA
- the LOC127296036 gene encoding uncharacterized protein At1g76660 isoform X3 gives MAIPGSSTGGGRPGNGAAAINGDARFHSQQEQDKGRWAGCFSGLSCFGSQKGGKRIVPAARVPDGNASTNRGNGRQSGGNSNQHAAMNPSLLAPPSSPASFSHSALASTAQSPNCFLSISANSPGPTSNMFAVGPYANEPQLVSPPTAFSTYTTEPSTAPLTPPPELAHATTPSSPDVPYARFLSSSMGLKAAGKEQNMHYLSTTYSGGSGFQGSYPLYPGSPSSSLISPASVTPRTGLSSPIPEQDVPTAHWKTSRSACDTPYSIASPIPEQEVPTAQWKTSRSACDTPYSRTSPSNMFGLDSAASRNYLLDSNFFRPAASAQFYLDQAQQSFPYNGGRLSVSRDKQDCDEVEAYRASFGFSADEIATTQHYVEIPDAVDDGFSISPFGNSATATEVCLPNQVQSMDKMDKSVFNVKQITSPKKSADQLSSGTTHKVMHLDMFKGTKGESIHNVLLS, from the exons ATGGCTATACCAGGGAGCAGTACTGGCGGCGGCAGGCCGGGTAATGGCGCAGCTGCCATCAATGGCGACGCCAGATTCCACTCCCAGCAAGAGCAGGATAAG GGCAGATGGGCAGGCTGTTTTTCTGGCTTGTCATGCTTCGGATCGCAGAAGGGTGGAAAGCGGATTGTTCCTGCAGCACGTGTGCCTGATGGGAATGCATCTACCAACCGTGGAAATGGTCGCCAGTCTGGTGGCAATTCCAACCAGCATGCGGCTATGAATCCATCCCTTCTTGCCCCACCATCATCGCCAGCATCCTTCTCACACTCTGCACTTGCTTCGACTGCTCAGTCGCCTAATTGCTTCCTGTCAATATCCGCAAACTCTCCTGGTCCAACATCTAATATGTTCGCTGTTGGACCATATGCCAATGAACCTCAACTTGTCTCACCACCAACAGCCTTTTCAACTTACACAACTGAGCCCTCCACAGCACCACTGACCCCTCCCCCTGAATTAGCTCATGCAACCACTCCATCATCTCCAGATGTTCCATATGCTAGGTTTCTGTCATCTTCTATGGGTCTTAAAGCTGCTGGCAAGGAGCAaaacatgcattacttatcaacgACATACTCTGGTGGTTCAGGATTTCAGGGATCTTATCCACTTTACCCAGGGAGCCCTTCTAGCAGTCTCATATCACCTGCCTCGGTAACTCCAAGAACCGGTCTTTCCTCACCTATCCCTGAGCAAGATGTTCCCACTGCACATTGGAAGACATCTAGGTCCGCCTGTGACACACCGTATTCAATTGCATCTCCCATTCCTGAGCAAGAGGTGCCTACGGCACAGTGGAAGACTTCTAGATCTGCTTGTGACACACCGTATTCCAGGACATCGCCATCCAACATGTTTGGGCTTGATTCAGCTGCCTCCAGAAACTATCTGCTAGATAGTAATTTTTTCCGTCCAGCTGCATCTGCTCAGTTCTACCTGGATCAGGCTCAGCAGTCATTTCCTTACAATGGTGGGAGGCTTAGTGTTTCAAGGGACAAACAAGATTGTGATGAGGTTGAAGCTTACCGAGCATCCTTTGGATTCAGTGCAGACGAGATCGCAACAACTCAACATTATGTAGAAATACCAGATGCTGTTGATGATGGATTCAGCATATCTCCATTCGGGAACAGTGCCACTGCTACTGAGGTGTGCCTGCCTAATCAGGTTCAGAGCATGGATAAGATGGACAAGTCAGTGTTCAACGTAAAGCAGATCACAAGTCCAAAGAAGTCAGCAGACCAGCTCTCCAGCGGCACAACACATAAAGTAATGCACCTGGATATGTTCAAAG